GAGAAGGCTCTTAGTGCTCAAGCCGCCCTCCTCAATGATGTAACCAAACGACTCGCTCAGAAAAATTCCGATAACGGCAAAGTATCCGTAAGCAAAATGGACAAAACGCAACATGTGTTTTACCAATTGGCTTGGATGACAGCTCAACAACGTGTTGCTGAGAACTTTATCGTTTATGCTTGGGATGCTTCCAAGGGAACTGGCGAAATGGAACAGAAGATGGCTCTTACTTTTGTGGCTGAAACTGTATCCAATATTCGTTCTGAACTCGCAGCTCGCCCTGCCGAGTATGAACTGACTTACCAAGAACTATTTTCCAAACTTTTTTCTGAAGAGATCAACGCTTATGTAGAAGCAGCATCAAAAATGGAAAACTACGAAGCCATCGTAGATAAGATCGTTGATCTAGGGCATTTCGGCGCTTACGGCCTTTCCGAAGACCATGAAAACTTCCGTGGAATCTTTAAAGATTTTGCTGAAAACGTAGTAGTTCCACATGCAGAACATGTCCACAGACATGATGACCTCATCCCACAAGAAATCATCAATGGTTTAAAAGACATGGGCTGTTTTGGACTTTGTATTCCAGAACAATTTGGTGGAATCCAACCAGATGATCGTCCAGATAACATTTCCATGTTAGTGGTAACGGAAGAACTTTCCCGTGGATCACTCGGTGCTGCAGGATCACTTATCACAAGACCTGAAATTATGTCGAAGGCCCTCCTCAAAGGGGGAACCGAAGAACAAAAAAACAAATGGTTACCACTCCTTGCATCTGGTGAAAAATTTGCAGGAATTATGGTAACAGAACCTAACTACGGTTCGGATGTTGCTGGAGTTTCCGTAACAGCAAAAGAAGTAGATGGTGGATTTGTCATCAACGGTGTAAAAACTTGGTGCACATTCGCAGGTTATGCGAATCTTCTTCTCATCCTTTGTCGTACAGAGTCCGATCCAAGTCTCAAACATAGAGGTCTTTCCATCCTACTTGCGGAAAAACCATCCTTTGATGGCCATGAATTCAGTTACAAACAAGACGGTGGCGGAACCATACAAGGAAAAGCAATCGGAACCATTGGTTACCGAGGAATGCATTCTTACGAAGTATCTTTCGAAGATTATTTTGTTCCGAAAGAAAACCTACTTGGTGGAGATGCAGGACGCGGAAAAGGATTCTATTTCCAAATGGAAGGATTTGCTGGTGGACGTATCCAAACAGCAGCTCGTGCCAACGGTGTGATGCAAGCCGCTCTCGAAGCTGCTCTTCGTTACTCGCAAGAACGTAAAGTATTCGCAAAACCAATTTACGATTATACTTTAACTAAGTTCAAAATTGCGAAGATGGCAATGATTGTGCAAGCAACTCGCCAATACACAAACTATGTAGCAACTCTACTCGATAACCACAAAGGCCAAATGGAAGCAACACTTGTAAAATTGTATGCATCTAAAATTGCTGAGTGGGTGACAAGAGAAGCAATGCAAATTCACGGTGGTATGGGTTATGCAGAAGAATACCCAGTATCACGTTATTTTGTGGATGCTCGTGTATTCTCTATCTTTGAAGGTGCGGAAGAAGTAATGGCTCTTCGTGTAGTTGCGAAGGATCTACTCGACCAAGCTCTTGCTTCTTAATTAAGAAACTAAGCCAAACTTTTTGCCGAATGGGTAATCCAACTCGGCAAAAAAAGGAAAAGCCCGAGAAATCGGGCTTTTTTTATGTTCGTAATGTTTCTCTGTCTGATTGGTTAATGTATCCGCCAAATGCAAAAGACTATTGAGTGAAACTTAGAATCTTTTGTGAATCAATGGTAGCAGAAGCTGAACAATTTCAATGATTCGAATTTGTCGCCGTTTAGCATTCCACAGGTTTGTCACAAAATGTATGAATCAAAAAAAAAGTATCCATCTACATTAGTACAGATATTAATTCCTAATTTTCGATAACGTTCTGCTTCAGGACTATTTTCGCAAGTTAGAACAGTGGAAAGTAAACATTGTTTGGATTTTTTCTTTTCTTTTTCACATTTACCTGTTAAATTTGCAATTTCGCTTTTGCAATTTGATAATATAAGAAATGCAAGAATATAATATTTAATAAATTTCATGTGCAAAACCAAGCAAACATTAGAAACTAATTTAGTTTTTCTGTCACTTATTTTTAGCAGATGACTTGTGTTTTACGATAAATTTTCGATATTTTACTAAATAAGGAGTTTCAAGATTCAGTGAAAATAATTCGAATATTTTTTTTCCTCACCATTCTGTGGATCTTTTTGGCTTTTTCTTTCTCTTGCAAAACTCCAATGCCTGAGTTGAGTTCAGAGGCAAAACTTTCTAAAGGAAAAATGATCTCGATTCGTTGGACTACAACAGATCCTATTCTTGCAAAAGTTTTTAATGAAATTTTCCCTGTACCACCTCCCATTTTGTTAAACGAAAATGTAAACATAGCAGATTTGACAAGAGTTCCAATGGCGGAGCCCGATCCAAAATTGGCACCAAAACCAAAACAAGAAAAACCTGTGAATCCAAATGAACTTCCAAGGTGGGAGCGTGGATTTGAATTATCTAATATTGATAATCTTACGGTCGTTATCCGAAAAGAAAGCCAGAGACCATTTTACAGTGTTGGGCTGAGTTTACTTGCATTAACAATGTTGTATTATGGAACAATGGAAACAGAAGCTGAACTTGTTTGGACATCTGAAGAAACTAATTTGCACAGAATTTCCTTTTTATCCACTCATGAAACGATTTGGGCTCCGATGCCATTTTATATTGGTACTGGTTCGAGTATCCTTGCACCTGCTTTTAATTCGAACCGTTACCCATCGAAATTACAAAAATATTGCATACAAGAAACACCAAGTAAACTAAGAGAATCACTGGAACAATCTCAAACAGAAAACTGCAAAGAATATGAAACTTTTTTAAGAAGGTTGTTTCTTCAGAATTATGACAATATCCATTCGCAATTGAAGGAATGGGAAAAAAGAAACGGGGATTGGTTCCAACCGTAACTAAGGTAATTTTTCATTTGATTCAAATTCAAAAAAATAAATTCATTCGAATGTTTTTTTATAAACTCCCTTTACTTCTATCTTGCATTTTTATTTCTGCGCTATTCCCTTTACGGGATCTACATTCCGTTTCCATACCAAAAGAAAATTGGAGTTTGGTTCTATATGGAGGAATCTTTACTACAACCGACCTCATCCCCATTGTATTTCGCCAAAAAACCGATTACAAAGAATCTTATATAAGCAGTTTAGGAATTTCTAGACCTTTCGATTACCGA
This genomic stretch from Leptospira meyeri harbors:
- a CDS encoding acyl-CoA dehydrogenase family protein yields the protein MTATAVKLEKSQAEKALSAQAALLNDVTKRLAQKNSDNGKVSVSKMDKTQHVFYQLAWMTAQQRVAENFIVYAWDASKGTGEMEQKMALTFVAETVSNIRSELAARPAEYELTYQELFSKLFSEEINAYVEAASKMENYEAIVDKIVDLGHFGAYGLSEDHENFRGIFKDFAENVVVPHAEHVHRHDDLIPQEIINGLKDMGCFGLCIPEQFGGIQPDDRPDNISMLVVTEELSRGSLGAAGSLITRPEIMSKALLKGGTEEQKNKWLPLLASGEKFAGIMVTEPNYGSDVAGVSVTAKEVDGGFVINGVKTWCTFAGYANLLLILCRTESDPSLKHRGLSILLAEKPSFDGHEFSYKQDGGGTIQGKAIGTIGYRGMHSYEVSFEDYFVPKENLLGGDAGRGKGFYFQMEGFAGGRIQTAARANGVMQAALEAALRYSQERKVFAKPIYDYTLTKFKIAKMAMIVQATRQYTNYVATLLDNHKGQMEATLVKLYASKIAEWVTREAMQIHGGMGYAEEYPVSRYFVDARVFSIFEGAEEVMALRVVAKDLLDQALAS